Within Caproicibacterium argilliputei, the genomic segment CGGATGGATTTTTCAACAGCCTGATCCAAAAAATCCGTGTCAAACCCGGCTGTTTTGTATCCTTCCATAATAGTGTTGAGGTAAAAATCAGAGGGAGCGCCAAACTCATGGCCTCCGTTCATCACATAGACCATGCCCGGAACAGCTTTTCCTTTCAGCTCCACCTCCATCATTTCTTTGCGGTAAAAGTGAGGATACCCTTCGTAACGGTCAAGGGCCTGCTCGTCACCGGACCTGATCTTCCACAAAAGCACAGGCACCGAGCCGCCCTCAAAAGGTTCTACAGTTGCCACGGCTCC encodes:
- a CDS encoding gamma-glutamylcyclotransferase family protein, yielding MSTKNTLYIAYGSNLSLPQMAFRCPTAKVVGASEIKGYELLFRGGRKGAVATVEPFEGGSVPVLLWKIRSGDEQALDRYEGYPHFYRKEMMEVELKGKAVPGMVYVMNGGHEFGAPSDFYLNTIMEGYKTAGFDTDFLDQAVEKSIRLAAEQQEAEAVQGSLFGPKWW